A region of the Curtobacterium flaccumfaciens pv. betae genome:
GTCGGCGCGCAGGCCGGCGCGGGCGATCATGTGCGTCGACACGGGCACCAGGAACAGCTGGAACACCATGATCGGCAGCACGACCCAGAACGCCGTCCACGTCCACACCGCGACGACGATGGCGGCCAGCGCGAGTGCGAGCCCGAGCACCTGCGGCTTCGCCATCGCGTGCAGACGGACGAGCGGGTCCGGGAACCGGACGATGCCGACCCCGGCGCCGAGCGACAGCAGCGACCCGACGAGCAGCAGCGCGATGGCGATCCATGCGCGGATGCCTGCGTCGTCGACGAACGACTCGATGATCTCGATCACGACTGGTCCTCCTCGGCGCGCTCGGGGGTGGTGACGGTCAGTCCCTCGTCGGACGGGTCCGCCGAGGGCGTGACGGCCCGGGCCACGGCGACCGTGGCGAACACGCTCGTCGCCGAGATCACCACGAGCACGGGGATGCCGGTCAGGTCCTGGCGGATGACCATCGCGGCGGCGATCACCACGAGCACGGTGGTCAGCACCATGTCGGAGCCGATCATGCGGTCGAGGATGGTCGGGCCGCGCACGATCCGGAACACCGCGAGGGCGAACGTCGCCCCGAGGAGCGCGAGCACGAGCGCGACGGCGATGCCCATCACGACGACGGCGGGGCTCACCGGGTCACCGCCGGCAGTGGCTCGGACAGCTCGGAGACGTCCTGCTTGGAGCCCAGTGCGCGGATGACCATGGCCTCGATCCGGAGTGCGACGCGGCGTTCGTCCTCGACCTGCTCCGGGCGCTCGGTGTCGAGCACGTGGAGCAGCAGGCGACGGCGCCGCAGGTCCACGTCGGCGACGTACGAGCCGGGCACGAGCGAGATCGCGAGCGTGGCCAGCGTGAAGGTCATCTCGGACGTGGAGTGCAGCTGCACGAGCGTGATCGAGCTCCGCCGCACACCGCGGGGACGGAACGCGACCCACGCGACCCGGAAGGACGCCACGACGACGAGCCCGGACCACACCACCAGGAACCGCAGCACGTGCACGATCGAGAACCGTGCGGACAGCGGGACCGGCGGGAGCGGCAGCGCCTGGGTGACGAGGAGCGCCACGACGATGCCGCACAGCAGCGTCAGCGGGGTCCACGACCCCCAGAGCAGCGCCCAGAGCACGGTGAGTCCCGCGACGAGGGGCACGTCGTAGCGCCACGCCAGCGCGATCCGCCTGGCGTTGGAGATGCGGCGGACGTCGGTCATCGCTCACCTCCGAGCACGGCCTGCACGTAGCGGTCGGGCGACTCCAGCGACTCCGCTGCGCGGGTCGCGTAGCCGTAGAGCGGGCCGGCGACGACGGTCAGCGCGACGGACCCGAGCACCGCGATCGTCGTCACCCCGACGAGCATGCGCGGCAGGCGCACCTTCTCGGGAGCCTCGCCGACCGCCTCGGTCGCGCCGGTGGTCGGACTGGAGGCGGTGGCTGCGTGCGGTGCGTCGGTGACCGTCACCGAGCCTCCCGGGTGGTAGGCCTCGCCCGTCTCCTCGGACACGGTGAGGGGAGCCGGTTCCGGCGACCGCAGGTGGGCGTGCGGTTCCGCGCTCGTCGCGTGCGGGGCGGCGGCCTCGGCCGCCGGCTTCGGCCGCCAGAAGGCGGCGTCCCAGACCCGCATGAGCGCGTACAGGGTGAGCAGCGAGGTGACGACGCCGGCGCCGATGGTGACGTACGCCATCGGGGAACCGTCCTCGGCGGCGGCGCGGAACAGGCCGAGCTTGCCGATGAAGCCGGAGAACGGCGGGATCCCGCCCAGGTTGAACGCGGGGATCAGGTACAGGGCAGCCAGCAGCGGTGCGGCCTTCAGCAGTCCGCCGAGCGACCGGGTCGAGGTCGTCCCGCCGACGCGTTCCATCAGGCCGGACACCAGGAACAGCGTGGTCTGCACGACGATGTGGTGCACCGTGTAGAACACCGCTGCCGCCGTCCCCGCGACGGTGCCGAGTCCGACGCCCATCACCATGAAGCCGATGTGGCTGATCAGCGTGAAGGACAGCAGCCGTTTCACGTCGGTCTGCGACACCGCGCCGAGCACCCCGACCACCATCGTCAGTGCGGCGACGACGAGCAGCACCTCGTTGAGCTGTGGTCGCGGGAAGATCACCGTCTCGAGTCGGATGATCGCGTAGATGCCGACCTTGGTCAGCAGGCCCGCGAAGACCGCGGTGACCGGTGCCGGGGCCGTCGGGTACGAGTCCGGCAGCCAGAACGCCAGCGGGAACACGGCCGCCTTGATGCCGAACCCGATCAGCAGCATCGTGTGCAGGAGCAGCTGGACGTGCTCCGGCAGGTCGGCGACGCGCTCGCTGATCTGCGCGATGTTCACCGTGCCGGTGGCGCCGTAGACCAGACCGATGGCGGCGAGGAAGATCGCCGACGCGATCAGGCTCGTGACGATGTACGTCGTGCCGGCCCGGACGCGCTGTTCGCTGCCGCCCAGCGTGATGAGCACGTAGCTCGCCACCAGCAGCATCTCGAACGCGACGTACAGGTTGAACAGGTCGCCCGCGATGAACGAGTCGAGCACGCCGGCGGCGAGCACCAGGTACGTCGGGTAGAAGATCGTGACCGGGGCGTCCTCGTCGTCGGCGGCCAGACCCTGGCCGATCGAGAACAGCAGGACGAGCAGCAGGACGCTCGCACTGACGGTGAGCAGCAGGGCGCTCAGCCGGTCGACGACGAGCGAGATGCCGTACGGGGCGTCCCAGCCGCCGACCTGCACCACGATCGTGCCGTGCCGGTCGACCAGGACCATGAGCGTGGCGGCCACGGCCAGGGCCACGACGAGCACCACGACGGTGATCGCACGCTGGAGTTTCTGGTGCCGGAGGAGTCCGAGCGCGACCGCGGCACCGAGCAGCGGGACGAGGACGAGGAGCGGGACGAGCCAGGTCATCGGGTCGCCTCCTGTTCTGCGTCGGTGGTGGTCTCCGGGTCCTCGTCGGCCGGCTCGTCACGGTCACGGCCGATCGCGGCGTCGGCCTCGTCGACCTCGACCTCGTCGGCGCGGGACAGCTGCCACGACCGGTGGATCAGGGCCAGCAGGAACGCGCTCACGGCGAAGGTGATCACGATCGCGGTCAGGGCGAACGCCTGGGGGAGCGGATCGGTGATGCCCTCGGCGCTCTCGCCGATCGGCGGGTCGCCCGCGGCGCCGGACATCACCAGCAGCAGCAGGTTGAGCGAGTTGCCGAGCAGCAGGAAGCCGAGGAGCATCCGGGTCAGGGAGCGTTCGAGCAGCAGGTAGACGCCGCACGAGAACAGCACCGCCATGGCGATCACGAGGACGAGGGTGACGGTCATGTGGCGCTCCCTTCCGGGGTGGGGGCATCGAGGGTGTCGCTGACGGACCCCTCGGTGGTGTCGCGGGTCGGGGTCGAGGCGTCCTCGAGGCGCTGCCGGTCGACCTCGGCGCCGAGGCTGCGGAGGACGTCGAGCACCAGGCCGACGACGACCAGGTACACGCCGATGTCGAAGAACGTGGCGGTGACGAACTCGACGTGTCCGAGGATCGGGACGGTGGCCTCGAAGAACTCGGAGTACAGGGCTTCGCGACCGAAGAACAGCGGCACGATCGCCGTGACGGCGGCCGTCGCGACCCCCAGGCCGAGCAGGCGACCGGCACGCACCGGGGCCGCTGCGCCGAGTTCGGCGGGACCGCCGGCCAGGTAGCGGGCCGCGAGGGCGATGCCGGCGACCAGGCCCCCGGCGAACCCGCCGCCGGCCGAGTTGTGGCCGGCGAACAGCAGGTAGAGCGACAGCACGATCAGGCCGTGGAACAGCAGTCGGACGACCACGTCGAGCAGGGCCGAGCGGCCGGTCGGGATCGCGGCGCTCGTCGGCAGCCAGGCGCGGGGTTCACCGTCGGTGCGCTCGCCGTTCGCGGTCAGGGTCTCCGGCAGGTCACGCAGTCGCGGCAGGGTGTCCTCGCGCGAGTTCACGAAGATCAGGCTCGCGACGCCGGTGGCCGCGGCGACCACGACGGTGAGCTCACCGAGGGTGTCCCAGCCGCGCAGGTCGACGAGGGCGACGTTCACGACGTTCAGACCGTGCCCGAACGAGCTCGTCAGCGCGGGCAGGTCGGGCCAGAGGGGGCGGGCCGTGCGGGCGGAGGCGGCCACCACGACGACGATCGCCAGTGTCAGCCCCGCCAGACCGGCGAAGAGCGCCCGCACGACCCGGAACTGCGACGGGTTGGTGGTGGCGATGCGCGGGGGCAGCCGCCGGAGGACCAGGACGAACGCGATCAGGGTGACCGTCTCGACCACGAGCTGCGTCAGGGCGAGGTCGACGGCACCGTGCAGGACGAACAGCACCGAGAGGCCGTAGCCGGTGACGCCGACCAGCACGGCGGCGGCGAACCGGGTCTTCGCCGTGAGCACCGCGATGCCGGCGATCGACATCACGATCATCACCGGGATCTGGCCCCACGAGTCGGCGAACCGGACGTGGAACTCCCACGGCCCGCCGAGCACCAGGTTGGCGAGCGCCCCGGCGACGAAGACCGACAGGATCACCGTCAGGTAGTAGGGGAGCGAGCCGCGCTGCAGGCTCGCGGTGAGTCCGGTCGCTCCGCGGTCGAGCAGTCGCATGCCGTGCCGGTACGTGCCCGCGGCACTCGGGAACCCGGCGAGCCGGTGCTGGAGTGCCTCGACCGGGCGGCGCAGGGCGAACAGTGCGAGGCCGCCGACCAGGGTGATCGCGGACAGGCCGAGTGCGGGTTCGAGGCCGTGCCAGAGCGCGAGGTGCGGGACCTCCTGTCCGCCGAGCGCCGCGGTCGTCGCAGCGGGCTCGATGCCGTGCGCGACCACCGGCGTGAACAGGCCGAGTGCGAGCCCGGCCAGCGCGAGCACCGAGGGCACGACGGCGAGGCCGTGCAGGGCGTGCGGCTCGGTGGTCGCGACGCCGGGCTTCCGGGCGAAGGCACCCCACAGGAACCGCAGCGAGTAGGCCACGGTCAGCACCGAACCGACGGTCACGCCGATCAGGGCGAACCAGGCCCAGCCGGCGTCGGGACCGTGCAGGGACTCGGTGAACCCGGTCAGCACGGCTTCCTTCGCGACGAACCCGATCGTCGGTGGGATCCCGGCCATCGACACCAGCGCGAGCACCGCGACGACCGCCAGCCACGGGCGGGCACGCCCGAGTCCGCTGAGCCGGCCGAGGTCACGCGTGCCCGTGACGTGGTCGATCGCGCCGACCACGAGGAAGAGCGTCGACTTGAAGGCGGCGTGGGCCACGAGGAGTGCGACCCCGCCGAGGGCGACCGCGGGCGCACCCCAGCCGGCGGCGAGCACGAGGAACCCGAGCTGGGCCACGGTGCCGTAGGCGAGCAGGAGCTTGAGGTCGGTCTGCCGCAGTGCCCGGTACCCGCCGACGAGCATCCCGGCGACGCCGAGCAGCGTGATCGTCTCGCGCCAGCCGTCGAGCAGCGCGAACGCCGGGGCGAGCCGGGCCACCAGGTAGATGCCGGCCTTCACCATCGCGGCGGCGTGCAGGTACGCGCTGACCGGGGTGGGTGCGGCCATCGCGGCGGGGAGCCAGAAGTGGAAGGGCACGATCGCCGACTTCGTGAGCGCCCCGAGCAGCACCAGGACCACCGACACCGAGACGATCGTGCCGCTCGGGGGATCGGCGACGATCGCGGACAGCGAGGTCGTGCCCGCCGTGACCGAGAGCATCACGAGGCCCGCGAGCATCGCCAGGCCACCGGCGGTGGTCACCACGAGGGCCTGCATGGCGGCGGCGCGACTGGCACGCTTCGCGGCGTCGTGCCCGATGAGCAGGTAGGAGAAGACCGTCGTGGCCTCCCACAGGACGAACAGCACGATCACGTCGTCGGCGATCACGAGGCCGTACATCGAGCCGGCGAAGGCGGTCAGGACCCCGGCGAACCGACCGAGCCCGGGTTCGTCCCGCGCGAAGTACGAGGCGCAGTAGACCAGCACCAACGCGCCGACGATCGACACGACCAGTGCGAGCACCCACGACAGGGCGTCCATCCGCAGCGCGACGTCGAGGTCGAGCTGGGGGACCCACCGGTGCCGTTCGACGACGCTGCCGTGCAGGGCGGCGTCGGTCTGGGCGATCGTCAGCGCCGCCGCCGCGGCGGGGGCGAGGGCCGCTACGTAGAAGACGCGGCGGCCGAGGACGGGGGTCAGGGCGGGGACGATCAGGGCGACGATCGCGAACGCGACGAGGACGAGGACCATCGGGCACCTCCTCGGGGTCGGGCTGCAGTCCGGCTCACTGGGCTTTCACAGCCTACGGAGGAGGCCATGTGGAGAACCTGAGCGGCCGGACAGCAGTCCGCTCAGGTCCGGCCGTGCGCTCGGGCGGGGATCTGCGTCGCGAGCTTGCCGCCGGAGACGTCGAGCAGGGTGCCGGTGATGTACCCGGAGGCGTCGCTCGCCACGAAGACGAGCAGGTCGGCGACGTCGTCCGGCGTCTCCCACCGGCGGAGCGACAGCGTGTCGAGCAGGCGGTCCTGCGCCTCGGCCGGCATCGTCGCGAAGCCGTTCATCGCCGTCGGCACCATGCCCGGTGCGTAGGCGTTCACGGTGATCCCCCACGGGCCGAGCTCCGACGCCAGGACCCGGGTGAAGGAGACGACGGCGGCCTTCGACGCCGCGTAGGCCGCGCTCCCGACGCTGGGTACGATCGCCGCGAACGAGGCGGCGTTGATGATCCGACCGCGCCCGGCCGCCTGCATCACCGGAGCGACGGCCTGGCTCATCAGGAACGTGCCGCCGAGGTTGACGTCCATGCAGCGGCGCCAGGCGTCCCACTCCAGTTCGGCGACCGTGCCCGTGACGTTGATGCCGGCGTTGTTGACCAGCACGTCGATCGTGCCGTGCCGCCCGACGACCTCGTCCACGGCGTCGTGCACCGACTGCGGGTCGGCGACGTTGCACACGACGTGGTCGAGCGGGAAGTCCGGCTCGAAGGCCAGGTCGAGCGCGACGACGCGGCACCCCTCGCTGACGAAGCGGTCGGCGAGGGTGCGGCCGATCCCGCGCGCTGCGCCGGTCACGACGACCACGCGGTCGGTCAGGTCGAGGTGCATCGTTGCTCCCGTCGTCGGTGGCTTCAATAGGCATACTATTCGAGCATGACGGATCAGCGTGTGCTCTGGGTCACGGGTGGGGGCAGCGGCATGGGAGCCGCGAGCGCCGAGGCGGCGGCGCGGGACGGCTGGACCGTGGTGCTCAGCGGACGTCGTGCCGACCGGCTCGAGCAGGTTGCGCGCACCGTCCGCGGCGCCGGGGGAACCGCGGACGTCCTGCCCCTCGACGCGAACGACCCCGACGCCGTCACCGCCGCGCGGGACGCCGTGCTCGAGCGGCACGGCCGGCTCGACGGGCTCGTGCTGGCGGCCGGGCTCAACGCCCCGCGACGCCGGTGGGACGACCAGTCGCTCACCGACTTCCGCGCGATCGTGGACACGAACCTCACCGCCGTCGTCACGCTGGTGGACGCCGCGCTGCCGGCACTCCGCGCGACCGGCGGCGTGGTCGTCGTGGTGTCGTCGTACGCCGGGTGGTCCTTCCAGCCGGGGGCGGGTGTCGCGTACTCGGCGAGCAAGTCCGCGCTCGCGTCGGTCGTCCGCACGCTCAACCAGCAGGAGGCCGAGCACGGCGTCCGTGCCACGCACCTGTGCCCGGGTGACGTGGCGACGGACTTCCTCGACCAGCGGCCGGAGGTCCCCGATGCGGCCGCCCGGCAGCGCATGCTCCAGCCGGAGGACGTGGGGCGGACGGTCGCCTTCGTGCTCGGGGTGCCGGCGCACGTGCGCATCGACGAGCTCGTGGTGTCGCCGGTCGCGCAGCGGTGACGAGCACCTTCGAACGGGTCCTCGACCAGGTCGGTGCCGCCGTCGTCTCCGGTGCCGTCGCCGTGGGCAGCCGCCGGAGCATCGACGACCTGGTGGCCTGGACGGGTGCCAGTCGCAGCATCGTCCGCGAGGCCGTCCGGGTCCTCGTCGCCCTCGGCCTGCTCACCGCGCGGCAGCGGGTCGGCGTGACCGTGCTCGGCGTGCGGGAGTGGGACGTCCTCGACCCGCGCGTGGTGCGGTGGCGTCTGCGGGGCCCGGACGCCGACCGCGTGGCGGTCGAGCTCCGTGAGCTGCGTGCGGCGGTCGAGCCCGCCGCCGCTGCCGCAGCAGCCCGGCGGGTGGCGCTCGACGAGTTCGCGGACCGACGGGAGGCCCTCCGCACCACCGCGGACGAACTCGCCGCCGCCGCGACCCGCGACGACCGCCCCGACTTCGTGGCCGCGGACGTGCGGTTCCACGCGCTCGTGCTCGACCTGTCCGGCAACGCGCTGTACCGACGACTGCACCAGGTCGTCGGTCAGGTGCTGCGCGAACGCGGGAGCGTCCGCCCGGACCGGCACGACGTCGGCCTCCACCTCGCACTCGCCGATGCCGTCCTCGACGGTCGCCCGGACGAGGCGGCCTCGACGATGCGGGCGATCGTCGACCGCACGTGAGCGGAGCGCCCCGGACCTGCGAG
Encoded here:
- a CDS encoding Na+/H+ antiporter subunit A, with the protein product MVLVLVAFAIVALIVPALTPVLGRRVFYVAALAPAAAAALTIAQTDAALHGSVVERHRWVPQLDLDVALRMDALSWVLALVVSIVGALVLVYCASYFARDEPGLGRFAGVLTAFAGSMYGLVIADDVIVLFVLWEATTVFSYLLIGHDAAKRASRAAAMQALVVTTAGGLAMLAGLVMLSVTAGTTSLSAIVADPPSGTIVSVSVVLVLLGALTKSAIVPFHFWLPAAMAAPTPVSAYLHAAAMVKAGIYLVARLAPAFALLDGWRETITLLGVAGMLVGGYRALRQTDLKLLLAYGTVAQLGFLVLAAGWGAPAVALGGVALLVAHAAFKSTLFLVVGAIDHVTGTRDLGRLSGLGRARPWLAVVAVLALVSMAGIPPTIGFVAKEAVLTGFTESLHGPDAGWAWFALIGVTVGSVLTVAYSLRFLWGAFARKPGVATTEPHALHGLAVVPSVLALAGLALGLFTPVVAHGIEPAATTAALGGQEVPHLALWHGLEPALGLSAITLVGGLALFALRRPVEALQHRLAGFPSAAGTYRHGMRLLDRGATGLTASLQRGSLPYYLTVILSVFVAGALANLVLGGPWEFHVRFADSWGQIPVMIVMSIAGIAVLTAKTRFAAAVLVGVTGYGLSVLFVLHGAVDLALTQLVVETVTLIAFVLVLRRLPPRIATTNPSQFRVVRALFAGLAGLTLAIVVVVAASARTARPLWPDLPALTSSFGHGLNVVNVALVDLRGWDTLGELTVVVAAATGVASLIFVNSREDTLPRLRDLPETLTANGERTDGEPRAWLPTSAAIPTGRSALLDVVVRLLFHGLIVLSLYLLFAGHNSAGGGFAGGLVAGIALAARYLAGGPAELGAAAPVRAGRLLGLGVATAAVTAIVPLFFGREALYSEFFEATVPILGHVEFVTATFFDIGVYLVVVGLVLDVLRSLGAEVDRQRLEDASTPTRDTTEGSVSDTLDAPTPEGSAT
- a CDS encoding Na+/H+ antiporter subunit D — protein: MTWLVPLLVLVPLLGAAVALGLLRHQKLQRAITVVVLVVALAVAATLMVLVDRHGTIVVQVGGWDAPYGISLVVDRLSALLLTVSASVLLLVLLFSIGQGLAADDEDAPVTIFYPTYLVLAAGVLDSFIAGDLFNLYVAFEMLLVASYVLITLGGSEQRVRAGTTYIVTSLIASAIFLAAIGLVYGATGTVNIAQISERVADLPEHVQLLLHTMLLIGFGIKAAVFPLAFWLPDSYPTAPAPVTAVFAGLLTKVGIYAIIRLETVIFPRPQLNEVLLVVAALTMVVGVLGAVSQTDVKRLLSFTLISHIGFMVMGVGLGTVAGTAAAVFYTVHHIVVQTTLFLVSGLMERVGGTTSTRSLGGLLKAAPLLAALYLIPAFNLGGIPPFSGFIGKLGLFRAAAEDGSPMAYVTIGAGVVTSLLTLYALMRVWDAAFWRPKPAAEAAAPHATSAEPHAHLRSPEPAPLTVSEETGEAYHPGGSVTVTDAPHAATASSPTTGATEAVGEAPEKVRLPRMLVGVTTIAVLGSVALTVVAGPLYGYATRAAESLESPDRYVQAVLGGER
- a CDS encoding Na(+)/H(+) antiporter subunit C, producing MTVTLVLVIAMAVLFSCGVYLLLERSLTRMLLGFLLLGNSLNLLLLVMSGAAGDPPIGESAEGITDPLPQAFALTAIVITFAVSAFLLALIHRSWQLSRADEVEVDEADAAIGRDRDEPADEDPETTTDAEQEATR
- a CDS encoding Na+/H+ antiporter subunit E, with amino-acid sequence MTDVRRISNARRIALAWRYDVPLVAGLTVLWALLWGSWTPLTLLCGIVVALLVTQALPLPPVPLSARFSIVHVLRFLVVWSGLVVVASFRVAWVAFRPRGVRRSSITLVQLHSTSEMTFTLATLAISLVPGSYVADVDLRRRRLLLHVLDTERPEQVEDERRVALRIEAMVIRALGSKQDVSELSEPLPAVTR
- the mnhG gene encoding monovalent cation/H(+) antiporter subunit G, with protein sequence MIEIIESFVDDAGIRAWIAIALLLVGSLLSLGAGVGIVRFPDPLVRLHAMAKPQVLGLALALAAIVVAVWTWTAFWVVLPIMVFQLFLVPVSTHMIARAGLRADDYRHEDLLVDDTES
- a CDS encoding SDR family oxidoreductase, with translation MTDQRVLWVTGGGSGMGAASAEAAARDGWTVVLSGRRADRLEQVARTVRGAGGTADVLPLDANDPDAVTAARDAVLERHGRLDGLVLAAGLNAPRRRWDDQSLTDFRAIVDTNLTAVVTLVDAALPALRATGGVVVVVSSYAGWSFQPGAGVAYSASKSALASVVRTLNQQEAEHGVRATHLCPGDVATDFLDQRPEVPDAAARQRMLQPEDVGRTVAFVLGVPAHVRIDELVVSPVAQR
- a CDS encoding SDR family NAD(P)-dependent oxidoreductase, giving the protein MHLDLTDRVVVVTGAARGIGRTLADRFVSEGCRVVALDLAFEPDFPLDHVVCNVADPQSVHDAVDEVVGRHGTIDVLVNNAGINVTGTVAELEWDAWRRCMDVNLGGTFLMSQAVAPVMQAAGRGRIINAASFAAIVPSVGSAAYAASKAAVVSFTRVLASELGPWGITVNAYAPGMVPTAMNGFATMPAEAQDRLLDTLSLRRWETPDDVADLLVFVASDASGYITGTLLDVSGGKLATQIPARAHGRT
- a CDS encoding FadR/GntR family transcriptional regulator, with product MTSTFERVLDQVGAAVVSGAVAVGSRRSIDDLVAWTGASRSIVREAVRVLVALGLLTARQRVGVTVLGVREWDVLDPRVVRWRLRGPDADRVAVELRELRAAVEPAAAAAAARRVALDEFADRREALRTTADELAAAATRDDRPDFVAADVRFHALVLDLSGNALYRRLHQVVGQVLRERGSVRPDRHDVGLHLALADAVLDGRPDEAASTMRAIVDRT